The DNA sequence CACTCATGTGTTTTGACGCCTGCTCGTATCGTATGGCGGGTATTTTCGGAACAAAATCGGTGGAATATATCTGTCCGTGGGGATGAGGATTCGATACTCCGATAGCGATGCCCCTGTTTTCAAATATCATGACATGTTCGATTCCGGGCGTGACGGAAAGCTCCGCGAACTGGCTCCGGAGCGTACGGAAAACGCCGTGGACCTCGGCTTCTTCCATCTCCGGTAGGGTAAGATTGTGTCTGGGGCTGAAACATACGACGCGGCAAATTCCCCTGGCGGGCTGCTCGTCACCCATTGCCGTTCCATCGCCGGGCAGCCGGTAATCCATTGAAAGCGAAGGGAAATCGTTATCGAACACATAGACGCCGGTATAATCCGGATTTTTCTTTCCGCCTGCGCGCTCTACTCCCGGGCAAAGGTAACATTCCGGGTCGTAACCGGGGAGTTCGTTGCGTACGGGTTCGACGAGCGCCCCGCTCCATGGACGTACGCCGGTTGCGGGAGCCATAATGACCCATTCACGTAAAAGCGGATTCCAACGCTTTCTTGACACTCTCTGCAGTATATTGTTATTATTCATATTGGGTTATTACGGTATCATGCCTTTTTCACGCGAACAATTGTCTGTACCCTTAAATAACATGAAATTATAGTATAGTGTGTGTCCGTGATAATGGCAAGAAATTTAGAAACAGGTAAAAAATCCACCTATGTCTAATACGGTTTGCTTAAGTGAAATCAGTATAACTTCAAATAACATCCACCTAGTCCTTTGGACTTCCCCCCTTGTTAAGGGGGGAACAACTGGCCGGGTGTTTTCTCCCCCTTAACAAGGGGGATACGGCGAAGCCGAGGGGGATCTTTTCCCTCTAACTTTAATAAAAGATCGCTCTTAAGTGAACAGCATTTCATCTATGTCGGTTTATTCATGAATTACCTCTGCTCTGTTACATCGGGACTATAAGTAATTCAAATCCGCGAAATTCCGTGTTCAATTGAATTTATGAATAAATCGGGATGTGAATAGATCGGGTTATGTCGGGTAAAAGGAAAAATCTGCTGCAACGGTGCTGCGGGTCAGATTTCTTTTGACTTTCATTGTAGTGAACTCTACTATATTTTACAGTTCAATACAGGAAAGTATATCCGCGGTAACTTCTGGAATTGATTTTTTGCGGCGTAGAGAAGGTATATTCATGGAAACACCATATATTCCCCTCAGCACAGGAGTCCCTGCACTCGACAGGGTGCTTCAGAACATCATGCCGGGCGATAACATTGTCTGGCAGATAGACTCCATCGATGAGTATGTCCCGTTTATAAAACCTTTTGCCGAAAACGCCGTAAAAACCGGGAAACGGCTCGTATATTTCCGGTTTTCTTCGCATCCCGAGCTGCTGGGAGACAATACAGGCGCGGAAATATACCGTGTCGATCCGCGTACCGGTTTTGAGACTGCCGCTTCCGAGGTTCATAAAATCATGGCGCAAGCCGACCGCGGCACCTGTTTCGTGTTCGACTGTCTGTCCGATCTTGCCGATATCTGGTGCAGCGACCTCATGCTCGGTAATTTTTTCATCCTGACATGCCCCTATGTCTATAATATGGATTCACTTGCGTACTTTGCCTTTATCCGTAACCGTCATTCGCTCCATGTAGCTGCGAGTATTCGCGATACGACACAGATTTTCCTCGATGTGTACCGTCATAAAGGCAATCTGTACGTTCATCCCATGAAAGTCTGGCAGCGTCACTCGCCGACCATGTACATGCCCCATATCTGGGAAAGGGAGGATTTCAGGCCGGTCACCGACAGCGCCGCCGTCTCGGAGGTCGTTTCGGCTGTCATGGGATCGAGGCTCGATTCCGCCTCACGGATCGTTGACATGTGGGACAGGACATTCATCCTGGCTGAGGAAACACTCGAAGCGGTCAACAACGGCGAAAAGCAGGAAAAAGACGCCGAAGAGATATTCAGGCGGATCATGAAAATGATTTTCTCGCGGGATGAAAATATTCTCAGGCTTGCCTCGAAATACCTTCATCTCGCCGATATACTCGCCATCCGCAAACGTTTGGTCGGAACCGGTCTTATCGGCGGGAAAGCGGACGGAATGATCATTGCCCGCGCCATACTCGTGAAAACAGACGAACGGTGGAAAGATACCCTCGAGGTTCATGATTCATTCTATATCGGTTCCGATGTGTTCTATACCTATATCGTACGCAACGGCATGTGGAGAGTCCGTCAGAAACAGCGGAATTTCCGGACATTTCTTGACGATATCGACGATTCGCGGCAGCGGATGCTCGGCGGCGAGTTTCCCGAGTTCATCACGAACCAGTTTATCGAAATGCTCGATTATTTCGGCCAGTCGCCCATCATCGTCCGTTCGAGCAGTCTCCTCGAGGATAATTTCGGGAATGCTTTTTCCGGTAAATATGAAAGCGTATTCTGCGTCAACCAGGGAACCCGGAGGGAACGGCTGAAAGCTTTCCTTTCCGCGGTCAGACGGGTCTATGCGAGCACGATGAGCTATGAAGCGCTCATGTACCGCTACCGGCGCGGCCTGCTGGATTCCGACGAGCAGATGGGGCTTCTTGTCCAGCGAGTTTCCGGCGCTGTATACGGCTCTCTGTTTTTCCCCCAGATAGCGGGTGTGGGATTCTCGTTCAATCCTTATGCGTGGAGCGATAAAATCAGGCCGGAAGCAGGGATGTTACGGCTCGTATGCGGGCTTGGGACACGGGCTGTCGAACGTCATGACGACGACTACACCCGCATCGTGGCTCTCAACGCTCCCGAGCTGCGTCCCGAGGAAAACTTCGACAAGGTCAAGCGGTTTGCCCAGCGAAAAGCCGATGTTCTCGACCTGCACATCAACAAGTTCGCATCGGTGAATTTCGAGGATTTGAATCCGGCAGAAGGAAATTTTCCGATTGATATTATCGCAACACGGGGAAATGGAAATAAAACGGGCGCGCCGGGAGAAAAAAATGATGCGGATTCACCATGGATTCCGACGTTTCAGCAGCTTCTTTCAGGGACATCGTTTGTAAACACCATGCAGGAAATGCTGAAA is a window from the bacterium genome containing:
- the galT gene encoding galactose-1-phosphate uridylyltransferase yields the protein MSRKRWNPLLREWVIMAPATGVRPWSGALVEPVRNELPGYDPECYLCPGVERAGGKKNPDYTGVYVFDNDFPSLSMDYRLPGDGTAMGDEQPARGICRVVCFSPRHNLTLPEMEEAEVHGVFRTLRSQFAELSVTPGIEHVMIFENRGIAIGVSNPHPHGQIYSTDFVPKIPAIRYEQASKHMSEKGSCLFCSIIENEIDDGSRIVTENEHFAAFVPYFARLTFEIILIPRRHVPFITELTGEELLSLARIHREILIRYDNLFRMPFPNITVFQNCPCAGNHDPKPYHFHIEFLPPLRSRDKLKYMAGFESGGGNIINPSLPEESAGVLRELSTIHYTKRS
- a CDS encoding PEP/pyruvate-binding domain-containing protein, producing METPYIPLSTGVPALDRVLQNIMPGDNIVWQIDSIDEYVPFIKPFAENAVKTGKRLVYFRFSSHPELLGDNTGAEIYRVDPRTGFETAASEVHKIMAQADRGTCFVFDCLSDLADIWCSDLMLGNFFILTCPYVYNMDSLAYFAFIRNRHSLHVAASIRDTTQIFLDVYRHKGNLYVHPMKVWQRHSPTMYMPHIWEREDFRPVTDSAAVSEVVSAVMGSRLDSASRIVDMWDRTFILAEETLEAVNNGEKQEKDAEEIFRRIMKMIFSRDENILRLASKYLHLADILAIRKRLVGTGLIGGKADGMIIARAILVKTDERWKDTLEVHDSFYIGSDVFYTYIVRNGMWRVRQKQRNFRTFLDDIDDSRQRMLGGEFPEFITNQFIEMLDYFGQSPIIVRSSSLLEDNFGNAFSGKYESVFCVNQGTRRERLKAFLSAVRRVYASTMSYEALMYRYRRGLLDSDEQMGLLVQRVSGAVYGSLFFPQIAGVGFSFNPYAWSDKIRPEAGMLRLVCGLGTRAVERHDDDYTRIVALNAPELRPEENFDKVKRFAQRKADVLDLHINKFASVNFEDLNPAEGNFPIDIIATRGNGNKTGAPGEKNDADSPWIPTFQQLLSGTSFVNTMQEMLKTLQSAYNYPVEIEFTTNFTSEGTYQINLVQCRPFQIMGMSRIVSEIDKPDAIKRDDILLEVHGTIIGPGMASEIDRIIYVVPSVYGEMPERDRYSVARLIGRVTHHKRGGDKILMLIGPGRWGTSMSMLGVPVRFAEINTVSVLCELVEMNENLVPEVSLGTHFFNDIVEFKMLYLAVFPNVRNNFLNRRILESAPNRLGALVPDQENLSDAVRVIDIKDIVENRKLFIYANAVDQKALCYFTDI